The Cricetulus griseus strain 17A/GY chromosome 9, alternate assembly CriGri-PICRH-1.0, whole genome shotgun sequence genome has a segment encoding these proteins:
- the LOC113837376 gene encoding carcinoembryonic antigen-related cell adhesion molecule 15-like has product MGILLQSCTKQACWTSKAVAGPSIEAVPPSVPEGGNVFLRVENQAEKLQVFFWYKGKRAFEEFKIAHYETASQTLTRGRKYSGRETVYNNGSLLLQNVTLEDTGIYTLETFGAHYQCEIAHVHLQVYKKVTQPTIRVQSTIVKRQIAAVLTCVTADTGVDISWIFNNQPLGFNSRVTLSPEKRKLTIAPLRVQDAGEYLCAASNTFSSKKSNPVHLFVISA; this is encoded by the exons ATGGGGATTCTGCTGCAGTCTTGCACCAAGCAGG CCTGCTGGACCTCAAAGGCCGTGGCTGGCCCATCTATTGAGGCTGTGCCACCCTCTGTTCCTGAAGGGGGAAATGTTTTTCTACGCGTGGAGAATCAGGCAGAGAAGCTTCAGGTCTTTTTCTGGTACAAAGGGAAACGTGCATTTGAAGAATTTAAGATTGCGCACTATGAAACAGCTTCTCAAACCCTCACCCGGGGGCGTAAATACAGTGGCAGGGAGACGGTGTACAACAACGGATCCCTGCTGCTCCAGAACGTCACCCTGGAAGACACCGGGATCTACACCCTGGAAACCTTTGGAGCACATTATCAATGTGAAATAGCACATGTCCACCTCCAAGTGTACA AGAAAGTGACACAGCCCACCATCCGAGTCCAGAGCACTATAGTGAAAAGACAGATTGCTGCAGTCCTCACCTGCGTGACAGCTGACACTGGAGTTGACATCAGCTGGATCTTCAATAACCAGCCCCTGGGTTTCAACAGTAGGGTGACACTGTCGCCCGAAAAGCGCAAGCTCACCATAGCTCCCCTTAGGGTGCAGGATGCAGGGGAGTATCTGTGTGCAGCCTCCAACACCTTCAGTTCCAAGAAGAGTAACCCCGTCCACTTGTTTGTGATCAGTGCGTaa
- the LOC113837377 gene encoding translation initiation factor IF-2-like, which translates to MKGLESSAPLNRKHGRRESPCFAIHPSGGLPEEQRLQGGPLPSASPPPPESTGARRGFFFFFFIASPPGKEHVPRVPAHSSGPANCEARIGRRRTTPPPRDQSAASLGTLPPSRPRLAAPRYVHPSPAPPPPPTLRYPEAAAARGEPTSSGLPLAAEVPRERDGALGPRPREPGPEPPRAAFLREPACVRAGGGGRGGGRAVGEVRGGRRPQSGAAGRATTPRSDAPRCPAICARPAPPAQPGGRARAPSGAGSFTEGRPAPRARPPGELLASAAFPPSQARTLTRRLAVAFAAAGPDGDSCGDGEE; encoded by the exons ATGAAAGGACTGGAAAGCAGTGCACCCTTGAATCGGAAGCACGGGCGCCGGGAGAGCCCGTGTTTCGCAATCCATCCTTCCGGAGGACTCCCCGAGGAACAGAGGTTACAGGGGGGCCCTCTCCCATCagcatcccccccaccccctgaaaGCACCGGA GCCCGCaggggctttttcttttttttttttattgcttcacCGCCCGGGAAAGAGCACGTGCCCCGTGTCCCCGCCCACTCTTCCGGGCCGGCCAACTGCGAGGCTCGGATTGGGCGGCGGAGGACCACGCCCCCTCCCCGCGACCAATCCGCTGCCTCGCTGGGCACGCTCCCTCCTTCACGGCCCCGCCTCGCCGCCCCACGTTACGTCCATCCTTCCCCcgccccccctccaccccccactctCCGTTATCCCGAAGCTGCGGCTGCACGAGGCGAACCCACCTCCTCCGGCCTCCCATTGGCCGCTGAGGTCCCGCGCGAGCGGGATGGAGCCCTAGGTCCCCGCCCTCGGGAGCCCGGGCCCGAGCCTCCCCGAGCGGCCTTTCTCCGGGAGCcggcgtgcgtgcgtgcgggggggggcgggagggggggcgGACGTGCTGttggggaggtgaggggaggCCGCCGCCCGCAGTCGGGCGCTGCAGGCCGCGCGACGACGCCCCGCTCTGACGCCCCGCGCTGCCCCGCCATCTGCGCACGCCCCGCCCCTCCCGCCCAGCCCggcgggcgcgcgcgcgcgccctcCGGAGCCGGTTCGTTCACGGAGGGTCGTCCCGCTCCTCGCGCCCGCCCGCCCGGGGAGCTGCTGGCCTCGGCGGCGTTTCCCCCTTCCCAGGCGCGCACGCTCACTCGGCGGCTCGCCGTCGCCttc GCTGCTGCTGGTCCTGATGGAGATTCTTGTGGTGATGGAGAGGAGTGA